The DNA window TTGTGTCATGGGGGTTTggggcatcacacacacaatcacacacacacacacacacacacacacacatacacacacacacacacacacacacaaacacgctctgTTCCGCCCCCAAACACAGTCAGACCCTCCCAGCAGGCGACAGATGAGCCGGTTCCTCTGCCTTCACCACAGTGAACAGCTCAGCGGGAAGGAGAGGTCTCTAACACTGTCTGAGGACCAAGTCTAAACTGTAAGTACACTTCTATTCATAAAAACTATCCAAGCTTCTATCATCATGTGTATTAATGAGAGTTTCTGGTTTGTCTTGTATTTCACTGTATTCAAATGATTAAACCTTGTGTGGTAATAATGGATGATGGTTAACTCTGGGGACTCGTTTATTCATTTTTAGGTTTTTGAACTTTCCAGTTCAGTTTTGTCTCTACTCAAAATTTCACCtcattttttattctaaataaatatgtttatacaTGTTTTCTGCAATCAACCTCGTTGCAATACGTCAATAAACTCAGTGTCCTCGTGTGCAATAGATTAACAGTGTTGTGTGAGCAATTGTTCTATTTTCTACCTATTAATGTTACGTTTTAGTATTTATCTCCACCCGCTGCACTGTGGGAAatgcaacaacatttgttttctgGTGTAGAGTTTGTGAATGACAGTAAACGACTTTTGAAGTTGTATTCTTCTATTGTTAGttccaattaaaaaaaagaaaaaattaactacattaaaaagaaaagtctgtttcAAATGTTACTAGTGTGAAAGTACTTGATCCAACGGCACATGTGAATCTAATTTCAACCACATTGTAATTTAACAGTGGGAAGAAACCTgtgaatcctcctcctcatcatcatcatcatcatcatcatcatcatcatcatcatcatcatcatcatcatcatcatcatcatcatcatcatcatcatcatcatcatcatcatcatcatcaccatcaccatcatcatcatcatcatcatcatcatcatcatcatcatcatcatcacagtgtgTTTCCAAACACTGGAGGTctcatcaggatttttttttcttcagcctCTTCCCCCTCTGGTCCACCCGTGCAGCTCGACCATGGTTCTGTGTGAGGACGGCGAGTGCAGCGTGTGCCTCTCGGCGTACTCGCGGGCAGACCGGGTCCCCCGGGTGCTCCACTGCAGGCACACCTTCTGCGAGCTGTGCCTGGAGACCATGTCGCAGACCAGGAGCGGCCTGCTCACCGTGGCCTGCCCTCTGTGTCGCCGGGTGACCTGCATCGGCCGCGGCCTCAGCCTGCAGGAAGCTCTGTGGGTCAACAGCAGGCTGTGGGAGCAGatagaggaggtggaggaggaagtggaggaggaagaggacggccTGAGGCAGGAAGCTGAGGGGGAGCGGATAGAGGCCAAACAAGAACCCTCGTTACAAGCAGAATGGTGGGTatgactgtaaacacacacacacacacacacacacacacacacaggttttgaTATCATTGGTTCTGTTTCCCTCGTTATTTTGTTACTATTCTCCTGTTACTATTTCGCACATGAGCAGAGACAACAAACAGAGaatgtgtgacctttgacctcccgcTTGTTTCCTATTACTTTCTTATTATTAGCTTCACTGTAGAGAGAAGAGTAATGCGACCGTGTTGTGACCATATATCTTTAAAATCAGTGTTGAATTTGAAGAATCTTTAGCCCgatttcaaaaagaaaacaattccaCTCATACCGAGTCATTCACACATCCACGTGAATCAGTGCATTTGTCCACAAAGCTTCTCATTAGCACCTCAGCTCGGCAGTGCCACATTCATCCTGACACACAAACTCTTACTTTCCAGCGTTTCCTCAAGCAGCACGAGAGCAAAGCTGAAATTACCGGCATTCTTCAAAAAGTTCAGTTTGATgaagcagcacagagagaggatCGTGCCCAGCAGCAACGTGTAAGTAACAACTTGGTGCGAAATGGCTGCGATGGCAAAGGCATCGTCTCCAACTGTGGGCTGAtgtatttctgtttctcttttttcttaaaAGGGAAATTAAATCCTGGCGCAGACTGTCCACTGAAGAGACACTTTAAAGAAGAAGAGCTGGATCGAGAGTGACCCTACACATTCTCACGATATCAAATGCAACTTGAAGACCTGACTCAGCCTCGTCAGTGGAAGGAAAGTTGTGGCCATGAGGAACAGGATCCATTTGTGTTCCTGTCAACACGTTGTTTTGTCCTCAGCCAAAGGCGCCCCTGTCTCCGCATTATTTATTCTAGGCTTGATTCTCCCAGCTGGAGCTGTGGGATTTGGTTCAGCTGTCCCCGAGGGGCTGACACCCCGAGACCCCTGAGACCCCTCGTCACAGCAGATGGTCTCCTGAGGACGTTCCCTTTTACATCGGAGCATAActcatcattttcttttatttatgatAGCAAGTAGCAAAAGTatttaataaaactattttttgAAAGAACACTTTTTATCAGCATTCTTATTTACTAATTAATGCAGATGGTCCCACGTGTCTCTGGGAGATGATTTA is part of the Limanda limanda chromosome 9, fLimLim1.1, whole genome shotgun sequence genome and encodes:
- the im:7152348 gene encoding E3 ubiquitin-protein ligase RNF186 isoform X2; the encoded protein is MVLCEDGECSVCLSAYSRADRVPRVLHCRHTFCELCLETMSQTRSGLLTVACPLCRRVTCIGRGLSLQEALWVNSRLWEQIEEVEEEVEEEEDGLRQEAEGERIEAKQEPSLQAECVSSSSTRAKLKLPAFFKKFSLMKQHRERIVPSSNVLSTEETL
- the im:7152348 gene encoding E3 ubiquitin-protein ligase RNF186 isoform X1 is translated as MVLCEDGECSVCLSAYSRADRVPRVLHCRHTFCELCLETMSQTRSGLLTVACPLCRRVTCIGRGLSLQEALWVNSRLWEQIEEVEEEVEEEEDGLRQEAEGERIEAKQEPSLQAECVSSSSTRAKLKLPAFFKKFSLMKQHRERIVPSSNVEIKSWRRLSTEETL